Proteins encoded together in one Ciona intestinalis chromosome 3, KH, whole genome shotgun sequence window:
- the LOC100187389 gene encoding ERO1-like protein beta, with protein MANTGFHISLYATFLLIFVTLLQTNCEEKCFCQLSGQIDDCFCDIETLEKFNNEQVFPLVSQLVKRDFFRYYKVNMFKPCNYFDGDIGFCESESCGVKPCSEEDLPVGLRNGNFNKHTPDTEDVECNKPKKSISDINGTLSNVTIDFLDRWDKHDDTVHQFCDIDDESSIELQYIDLIANPERYTGYKGPMAWRIWRAIYEENCFIPETMSQNVNPFKRIPQATAEENDGKRLKFSHSDLQGMCLEKRVFYRVISGLHTSINTHLSAKYLFEDGWGERRWEANLAEFQRRFDKDVTKGEGTARLKNLYFIYLLELRALSKAAEYFNRGNVVLFTGRDKEDVKTKEMLTQLLDLTKKFPMHFDEGVMFQDKNSRGLKREFVQRFLNVTRIIDCVTCEKCRLWGKLQTQGLGTALKVLFSAKEMNGKSDSPFQLIRQEVVSLINAFARLSESIKSLEMFRAMIKDTRNNGKEEL; from the exons ATGGCTAATACAGGCTTCCACATCTCATTATATGCAACATTTCTATTGATCTTCGTTACTTTACTTCAAACCAACTGTgaggaaaaatgtttttgtcaG TTAAGTGGTCAAATCGATGATTGCTTCTGTGATATTGAAACATTGGAGAAATTTAACAATGAACAAGTTTTCCCGCTGGTATCGCAACTTGTGAAGAGAGATTTCTTCCGGTATTATAAA GTGAACATGTTCAAGCCATGCAATTACTTTGATGGTGATATTGGTTTCTGTGAAAGTGAATCATGTGGTGTCAAGCCATGCTCTGAG GAGGATTTGCCTGTTGGATTAAGAAATGGAAACTTTAACAAACATACACCTGATACTGAGGACGTGGAATGTAACAAACCAAAGAAATCTATCAGTGATATTAATGGAACACTAAG CAATGTCACAATAGATTTCCTGGATAGATGGGATAAACATGATGATACAGTTCACCAATTCTGTGATATCGATG ACGAAAGTTCCATTGAGTTACAATACATTGACTTGATTGCCAACCCTGAAAGATACACAGGATATAAAGGACCAATGGCTTGGAGAATATGGAGAGCTATCTATGAGGAGAATTGCTTTAT ACCTGAAACAATGTCTCAGAATGTGAATCCATTCAAACGAATTCCTCAAG CCACAGCTGAAGAAAATGATGGAAAACGTCTAAAGTTTTCGCATTCCGATCTTCAAG GAATGTGCCTTGAAAAGCGAGTTTTTTATCGCGTTATATCGGGACTTCACACCAGTATCAACACGCACTTGTCTGCAAAATATCTGTTTGAAG ATGGCTGGGGTGAACGGAGATGGGAAGCTAACTTAGCTGAGTTTCAAAGAAGGTTTGACAAAGATGTTACTAAGGGAGAGGGAACAGCAAGGCTGAAGaacctttattttatttacctgcTTGAATTGAGAGCATTATCCAAA GCTGCTGAATATTTCAATCGTGGTAATGTCGTCCTTTTTACTGGCCGAGATAAAGAAGATGTGAAAACCAAAGAAATGCTCACACAACTACTTGATCTTACCAA AAAATTCCCGATGCACTTTGATGAGGGGGTCATGTTCCAAGACAAGAATTCCCGAGGTCTCAAACGTGAATTCGttcaaagatttttaaacGTGACTCGAATTATCGACTGTGTGACGTGTGAGAAGTGCAGGTTATGGGGAAAGCTACAG ACGCAAGGATTAGGAACAGCGCTGAAAGTTTTGTTCTCTGCCAAAGAAATGAATGGAAAAAGTGATTCACCCTTTCAACTTATAAGACAAGAAGTTGTGTCATTGATCAATGCGTTTGCAAG GTTGTCAGAAAGTATAAAGTCACTGGAGATGTTTCGGGCGATGATAAAAGATACAAGAAACAACGGAAAAGAAGAATTGTGA
- the LOC100182625 gene encoding post-GPI attachment to proteins factor 3: MYAMIRLLYVVCCFLILQTSKASEGDRCVQYQGCLQPCQHQCKDGIFDKNQTRYMLLLGWDCREECKYTCMWKTVEAYEAANVRVPQFHGKWPFVRIIGVQEPASVLFSILNGISNIWAYKQYYSAVSSNAPLYTTTTIHAILAANAWLWSSVFHARDFPWTEKLDYFCATSLVLYSFYLSIHRLSYELHGHNVHILRWIAGNLIGAFYLGHISYLTFQSFDYGYNMKANVAVGLMNSITWLSLCFRKRKKHLHVKKMAAAIIMTNLFLMFELSDFPPVWWTFDAHSIWHFLTIPMPLLVYSFLKDESLKLQKEYETKQKFP, translated from the exons atgtatgcaATGATACGACTATTGTATGTAGTTTGCTGCTTTTTGATTTTACAAACTTCAAAGGCATCAGAAGGTGATAGATGCGTACAGTACCAG GGATGCTTACAACCATGCCAGCATCAATGCAAAGATGGAATCTTTGATAAGAACCAAACCAGATACATGTTGTTGTTGGGATGGGATTGCAGAGAGGAATGCAA ATACACTTGCATGTGGAAGACTGTAGAAGCTTATGAAGCTGCAAATGTCAGAGTTCCACAGTTTCATGGTAAATGGCCATTTGTAAGAATAATTGGTGTCCAGGAACCGGCGTCTGTTCTGTTTTCTATACTGAATGGAATATCCAACATATGGGcttacaaacaatattattcAGCTGTTTCATCCAATGCACCATTGTACACAACCACCACAATCCATGCAATACTTGCTGCAAATGCATGGCTATGGTCCAGTGTTTTTCATGCAAGAGATTTTCCATGGACTGAAAAGTTAGATTACTTTTGTGCTACATCTTTGGTTTTATACTCATTCTATCTTTCTATTCATCGCTTATCATATGAGCTTCATGGACACAATGTGCATATTTTAAGGTGGATAGCTGGAAATTTGATTGGTGCCTTTTACCTTGGCCACATATCTTACttaacctttcaaagttttgATTACGGTTACAACATGAAAGCAAATGTAGCAGTTGGTCTCATGAACTCAATTACTTGGTTAAGTCTCTGCTttcgaaaaagaaaaaaacacctaCATGTTAAAAAGATGGCAGCTGCAATAATAATGACCAATCTATTTCTGATGTTTGAGCTTTCCGATTTCCCACCAGTATGGTGGACATTcgatgcacattctatatggcaCTTCTTAACTATTCCAATGCCATTGCTTgtgtattcatttttaaaggatgaaagtttaaaattgcaaaaagagtatgaaacaaaacaaaagtttccaTGA